A portion of the Musa acuminata AAA Group cultivar baxijiao chromosome BXJ1-1, Cavendish_Baxijiao_AAA, whole genome shotgun sequence genome contains these proteins:
- the LOC135652709 gene encoding uncharacterized protein LOC135652709 — translation MCGALRMKREEEEEEDSCGKAAARRCVALGRKREEGKRRRRRRGRERGVIPLFPAEETEERVCVTPGKKGLQLRRWQLQLEEKKKRKMSRGGGRGCGRGCGRDCSSCSGERRRRKEGEGRGEGKEVAAAAVVAAAAMAGKEEEKKERKKKRKGRRGRREEEEKGLRLRRWQLQLWQGKRKRKGRRREREGEEEERKRRRGCGCGDDSCSCGREREKGKEEEEKGKERKKRGRGEGAAAAVMAAAAVAGKEEGKEEEEKGKERKKRGRGEGVAAATVATAVGREVGEEIE, via the coding sequence atgtgtggggcgttgaggatgaaaagggaagaagaagaagaagaagatagctgcggcaaggctgcagcgaggagatgtgtggccttggggaggaaaagggaagaggggaagaggagaagaagaagaagaggaagagaaagaggtgtgatacctctgtttcctgcagaggaaacagaggagagggtgtgtgtgacgccggggaagaaggggctgcagctgcggcgatggcagctgcagctggaagagaagaagaagaggaagatgagcaggggaggagggagaggttgcggccgtggctgcggccgcgactgcagcagttgcagcggggagagaagaagaagaaaggaaggagaaggaagaggagaagggaaagaagtagctgcggctgcggttgtggcagctgcagctatggcagggaaagaggaagagaaaaaggaaaggaagaagaagagaaagggaaggagaggaagaagagaggaagaggagaaggggctgcgactgcggcgatggcagctgcagctgtggcagggaaagagaaaaaggaaaggaagaagaagagaaagggaaggagaggaagaagagaggaagaggagaaggggctgcggctgcggcgatgacagctgcagctgtggcagggaaagagaaaaaggaaaggaagaagaagagaaagggaaggagaggaagaagagaggaagaggagaaggggctgcggctgcggtgatggcagctgcagctgtggctgggaaagaagagggaaaggaagaagaagagaaagggaaggagaggaagaagagaggaagaggagaaggggtggcagctgcgacagtggcaactgcagttggaagagaagtaggagaggaaatagagtag